A genomic region of Lysinibacillus sp. 2017 contains the following coding sequences:
- a CDS encoding UvrD-helicase domain-containing protein has translation MKIPTKPNDVQWTDVQWKAIYAFGHDILVSAAAGSGKTAVLIERLIQKILAPEETRIDVDELLVVTFTNASASEMRNRMAEALEKAISKDPNNSFLRRQLSLLNKAQISTLHSFCLSICREYAYTIDLDPGFRLASTEEAALLQDDVLIDVLEKAYRGDMEHLFTKEELYTLVDSFASDRSDQAIELLLQEMYKVSRVQPRPYEWLETLPEKYDIDPERPIDELAIAKEVRPFIIASLKEAVNRLEKGLQIVSVVPALQKNKELFEGEYFATKQVLDAMENSTWEEAYHLLPAIEFGRIKAVTKKDTDDDRKFYAVVKDHRDQAKEMINSLKESFFARHPKLYVQEMAATKPIIETLVKLTIEYSEAFKKAKGERGLLDFSDLEHYALEILTDKESNTNPPIPSDVALNFKARFKEVLVDEYQDVNRLQETILQLVKSGTEENGNLFMVGDVKQSIVRP, from the coding sequence GTGAAGATTCCAACGAAACCGAATGATGTACAGTGGACGGACGTACAATGGAAAGCTATCTATGCGTTTGGCCATGACATTTTAGTATCCGCAGCAGCGGGGTCAGGAAAAACGGCGGTACTTATTGAACGCCTTATCCAGAAAATTTTAGCACCAGAGGAAACACGCATTGATGTCGACGAATTGTTAGTTGTAACCTTCACGAATGCGTCGGCTTCCGAAATGCGTAATCGTATGGCAGAAGCATTAGAAAAGGCGATTTCAAAAGATCCGAACAATAGCTTTTTACGCCGTCAATTAAGCTTATTAAATAAAGCACAAATTTCCACATTACACTCGTTTTGCTTATCTATCTGTCGTGAATATGCGTACACGATTGATTTAGATCCAGGTTTTCGTTTAGCGAGTACCGAGGAAGCCGCACTTTTACAAGATGATGTGTTAATTGATGTGTTAGAAAAAGCATACCGCGGGGATATGGAACATTTATTTACGAAAGAAGAGCTTTACACGTTAGTTGATAGCTTTGCTTCGGATCGTAGTGACCAGGCGATTGAGCTGTTATTGCAGGAAATGTATAAAGTATCGCGTGTACAGCCAAGACCGTATGAATGGCTAGAGACGCTGCCAGAAAAATACGATATAGACCCAGAACGCCCGATTGACGAATTAGCGATTGCTAAAGAAGTGCGCCCGTTTATTATTGCGAGTTTAAAAGAAGCGGTTAATCGACTTGAAAAGGGTTTGCAAATTGTCTCAGTCGTACCAGCTCTTCAAAAAAATAAAGAGCTATTTGAAGGGGAATATTTTGCGACGAAGCAAGTGCTGGATGCGATGGAAAATAGCACGTGGGAAGAAGCCTATCATTTACTACCAGCAATTGAATTTGGTCGCATTAAGGCCGTGACAAAAAAAGATACTGATGATGACCGTAAGTTTTATGCGGTGGTAAAAGATCATCGTGACCAAGCGAAGGAAATGATTAATTCCTTAAAAGAATCCTTTTTTGCACGTCATCCGAAGCTATACGTTCAAGAAATGGCCGCGACAAAACCAATCATTGAAACACTTGTGAAGCTAACAATTGAATATAGTGAAGCGTTTAAAAAGGCGAAGGGTGAGCGCGGTTTACTCGACTTTTCAGATTTAGAGCATTACGCGTTAGAAATTTTAACAGACAAAGAAAGCAACACAAATCCACCCATCCCGTCTGATGTGGCACTGAATTTTAAGGCTCGCTTTAAAGAAGTGCTTGTGGATGAGTATCAAGACGTCAATCGCCTACAAGAGACAATTTTACAGCTAGTAAAAAGTGGGACAGAAGAAAACGGCAATCTATTCATGGTTGGGGACGTAAAGCAATCTATTGTGCGCCCATAA
- the ltrA gene encoding group II intron reverse transcriptase/maturase has protein sequence MQSSEIVLYNLSKQAMKDGFEFDRLYRHLYNEDFYKKAYTKIYINKGSATKGIDDETADGFGEEKIQAIIELLKDESYQPKPVRRIHIPKKNGDTRPLGIPTFTDRLVQEVCRMLLESIYEPNFSNHSHGFRTKRSCHTALIEIKKTFTGVNWFIEGDIKGFFDNINHQVLINILRKRIKDEKFIRLMWKFLKAGFVEDWRFQKTHSGTPQGGIISPLLANIYLNEFDEYVENELKPSFDLGEPKKGRKRNMEYRKYDMRNQRLSKKIIATEDETLRQQLIEEYKANKKIMLNLAYYEPNTDTYKAMEYVRYADDFIVGVNGSKEDCERLKQAMKDFLKDRLQLELSEEKTLITHSTKFARFLSYDISISHDLSVAKDKNGVKKRKYRGYVQLRIPQGTIEKVILKNKMVKDIDAKQWDMLHRPRLVGLPDLEVIEIYNAELRGLYNYYALAENVSQKMWQLRYVMEYSCLKTLANKYKSTVSKMKVKFKQGKYWGVKYETKQGERVAYFYKDGFEKKKDILQSEMDQLPNLYVYQGRNDLEKRLSAKQCELCGDNHPDTKFEIHHVNKIKNLKGKEYWERTMLAKQRKTLVVCIKCHKEIHKQR, from the coding sequence ATGCAAAGTTCAGAAATTGTCTTATACAATCTATCGAAACAAGCAATGAAAGACGGCTTTGAGTTTGACCGTCTGTACAGACATTTATACAACGAAGATTTTTATAAAAAAGCCTATACAAAGATATATATAAATAAAGGTAGTGCAACAAAAGGTATCGATGATGAAACGGCAGATGGATTTGGTGAAGAAAAAATTCAAGCGATTATTGAATTACTGAAAGATGAAAGTTACCAGCCAAAGCCAGTACGTCGCATTCATATCCCAAAGAAAAACGGAGATACAAGACCGCTTGGTATCCCTACATTTACAGACCGTTTAGTACAAGAAGTATGTCGTATGCTTTTAGAATCAATTTATGAGCCGAATTTTTCAAATCATTCTCATGGTTTTAGAACGAAAAGAAGTTGTCACACAGCATTAATCGAAATTAAGAAAACCTTCACAGGTGTAAATTGGTTTATCGAAGGTGATATAAAAGGATTTTTCGATAATATTAATCATCAAGTGCTAATAAATATTTTGCGTAAACGAATTAAAGATGAAAAGTTTATTCGTCTTATGTGGAAATTCTTAAAAGCAGGATTCGTTGAAGATTGGCGATTCCAGAAGACGCATAGTGGGACTCCACAGGGCGGTATTATTAGCCCACTACTCGCAAATATTTATTTAAATGAATTTGATGAATACGTTGAAAATGAATTGAAACCTTCATTTGATTTAGGTGAACCGAAAAAAGGACGTAAACGAAATATGGAATATCGTAAATACGATATGCGTAATCAGCGTTTATCGAAAAAGATTATTGCGACAGAAGATGAAACATTACGACAACAATTGATTGAAGAATATAAGGCGAATAAGAAAATAATGCTTAATTTAGCGTACTATGAACCAAATACCGATACGTATAAAGCAATGGAATATGTGCGTTATGCAGATGATTTTATTGTCGGTGTAAACGGGAGTAAAGAGGATTGTGAACGCTTAAAACAAGCAATGAAAGACTTTTTGAAAGACCGTTTACAATTAGAGCTATCGGAAGAAAAGACACTCATTACACATAGTACAAAGTTCGCTCGATTTTTAAGCTACGATATTTCAATTAGCCATGATTTAAGTGTGGCAAAAGATAAAAACGGTGTAAAAAAACGTAAATATAGAGGATATGTTCAACTACGAATACCTCAAGGGACAATTGAAAAGGTCATCTTGAAAAATAAGATGGTCAAAGATATTGATGCGAAACAATGGGATATGTTGCATCGGCCAAGACTTGTCGGTCTACCTGATTTAGAAGTCATCGAAATATATAACGCAGAGCTACGTGGACTTTACAACTATTATGCATTAGCAGAAAATGTAAGTCAGAAAATGTGGCAATTGCGTTATGTAATGGAATATAGCTGTTTGAAAACACTTGCGAATAAATACAAATCCACAGTATCAAAAATGAAGGTTAAGTTTAAGCAAGGTAAGTACTGGGGAGTAAAGTATGAAACAAAGCAAGGTGAAAGAGTAGCTTATTTCTATAAAGATGGTTTTGAAAAAAAGAAAGATATTTTACAATCAGAAATGGACCAACTACCAAATTTATATGTATATCAAGGCAGAAATGATTTAGAAAAACGACTTAGTGCAAAACAATGCGAATTATGTGGAGACAACCACCCAGATACAAAGTTCGAAATTCATCATGTAAATAAAATTAAGAACTTAAAAGGTAAGGAATATTGGGAACGGACGATGCTCGCAAAGCAACGAAAAACACTAGTCGTATGTATAAAATGTCATAAAGAAATTCATAAACAACGATAG
- a CDS encoding DUF418 domain-containing protein: MNFRPVGVNERIATLDILRGFSLLGILLVNMFGFYLPMPHIADLSSWFTEAKDIILQQYLDIYVQSSFYPLFSMLFGYGLAMQFLKAKANGTNFYKFAPKRLVILFVIGMLHAFLIWWGDILATYAFCGVFLMAFLRLRSGGLLTVAIVLNGLYHFFFISVYMLGGFFNEPTSTLSVDITAIQNAVTAYGVGNWMDAFTQRLDDLAIQLSTIMWISSLFTILPYMLVGAAMAKWRLIERAKEKLVLWIVLAVVGLGVGIYVKSLPIAGAQTFGNDYLQVYVGGPILAIGYIAVIVLLTQLPVIVKILSPIAKAGRMSMTLYLMQSIVCTALFYNWGFGLYGKVDVQMGIYIALGLFIVQVLFAELWLSKFKQGPLEAAIKRLTYGKN, from the coding sequence GTGAATTTTAGACCAGTTGGTGTGAATGAACGCATCGCAACGTTAGATATTTTACGTGGCTTTAGCTTACTTGGCATTTTACTTGTGAATATGTTCGGCTTCTATTTACCAATGCCGCATATTGCCGATTTAAGTAGTTGGTTTACAGAGGCCAAAGACATTATTTTGCAACAATACTTAGATATTTATGTGCAAAGTAGTTTTTATCCGTTATTTTCTATGCTGTTCGGGTATGGTTTAGCAATGCAGTTTTTAAAAGCGAAAGCGAATGGCACGAACTTTTATAAATTTGCACCGAAACGTTTAGTTATTTTATTTGTTATTGGGATGCTTCACGCTTTTCTTATTTGGTGGGGCGATATTTTAGCAACATATGCATTTTGTGGCGTGTTTTTAATGGCCTTTTTACGTTTACGTTCAGGTGGGTTATTAACGGTAGCTATTGTATTAAACGGGTTGTATCATTTCTTCTTTATAAGTGTGTACATGCTTGGTGGTTTTTTCAACGAGCCGACAAGTACATTGTCTGTTGATATTACGGCCATTCAAAATGCTGTTACTGCCTATGGTGTAGGGAATTGGATGGATGCCTTCACGCAACGTCTAGATGACTTAGCGATTCAGTTAAGCACGATTATGTGGATTTCTTCACTATTTACAATTTTACCGTATATGTTGGTTGGCGCTGCAATGGCGAAATGGCGTTTAATCGAACGAGCAAAAGAAAAGTTAGTTTTATGGATTGTGTTAGCAGTTGTTGGTCTTGGCGTTGGAATTTATGTGAAAAGCTTACCGATTGCAGGAGCTCAAACATTTGGTAATGACTATTTACAAGTGTATGTAGGGGGACCTATTTTAGCGATTGGTTATATTGCGGTGATTGTGTTATTAACTCAGTTACCGGTAATCGTGAAAATTTTGTCGCCGATTGCCAAGGCAGGACGTATGTCGATGACGCTGTATTTAATGCAATCGATTGTTTGCACGGCACTATTTTATAATTGGGGCTTTGGCTTGTATGGAAAAGTCGATGTCCAAATGGGGATTTACATTGCGCTCGGATTATTTATCGTACAAGTGCTATTTGCGGAGCTATGGTTGTCGAAGTTTAAACAGGGACCACTTGAAGCAGCAATCAAGCGATTAACTTATGGAAAGAACTAG
- a CDS encoding fumarylacetoacetate hydrolase family protein: protein MKLLSFKLKDQIKFGPKVKREEAVWDVVEIQKQLNILPTFPETIIEGITLGFDFVEQVRKLVDAAQKAENNAQFKLAFTDIEWLSPIPRTPKNILCVGKNYNDHAVEMGADKAPENIMIFTKSPTAIAADETTLPVHAELTDSLDYEGELAVVIGKRGKNIPKGMAIDYIFGYTIANDITARDLQQKHKQFFLGKSLDGSCPMGPYLVSKDEIPDPHALSIVTKVNGEVRQNSSTKDMMFSVSDIISIISNYVTLEPGDVILTGTPAGVGKGMNPPQFLKAGDEVKIAIEGIGTLANRFA, encoded by the coding sequence ATGAAACTGTTATCATTTAAACTAAAAGATCAAATTAAATTTGGACCAAAAGTAAAAAGAGAAGAAGCGGTATGGGATGTTGTTGAAATTCAAAAGCAACTTAATATTTTACCTACCTTTCCTGAAACGATTATTGAAGGTATTACATTAGGTTTTGATTTTGTTGAACAAGTTCGTAAATTAGTAGATGCGGCACAAAAGGCTGAGAATAATGCACAATTTAAATTAGCTTTTACAGATATTGAATGGCTTTCTCCAATTCCACGCACACCGAAAAATATTTTATGTGTTGGAAAAAACTATAATGATCATGCAGTCGAAATGGGTGCTGACAAGGCGCCAGAAAATATTATGATTTTTACAAAGTCACCAACGGCTATTGCTGCCGATGAAACAACGTTACCTGTACATGCAGAACTTACAGATTCACTGGATTATGAAGGTGAATTAGCTGTAGTTATTGGAAAGCGCGGAAAAAATATTCCTAAAGGGATGGCGATTGACTACATTTTTGGCTATACAATTGCTAACGATATTACAGCGCGTGACTTACAGCAAAAGCATAAACAATTCTTCTTAGGTAAGAGTTTAGATGGTAGTTGCCCAATGGGACCATACTTAGTATCAAAAGATGAAATTCCAGATCCGCATGCGTTGTCAATCGTTACAAAAGTAAATGGTGAAGTTCGTCAAAATAGTTCGACGAAAGATATGATGTTCTCGGTGTCTGACATTATCTCGATTATTTCAAACTATGTGACGCTAGAGCCTGGTGACGTAATCTTAACGGGAACACCAGCTGGAGTTGGTAAAGGCATGAATCCTCCGCAATTTTTAAAAGCAGGCGATGAAGTGAAAATTGCAATTGAAGGAATTGGGACTTTAGCGAACCGATTTGCCTAA
- a CDS encoding YisL family protein, with amino-acid sequence MDFLTSGTHLHITTWVIALVLFFIAAFASKKLTGVQMALRVMYILVIITGGALFLEWRDKIAEGGMNYDMKVLFAILVIGFMEMILARKNKGKSVNVFWVLFAIVLLVTLYLGLSMGIGINF; translated from the coding sequence ATGGATTTCTTAACTAGTGGTACACACTTACACATTACAACATGGGTAATCGCATTAGTACTATTCTTCATTGCAGCATTTGCTAGCAAGAAGTTAACAGGCGTTCAAATGGCATTACGTGTAATGTACATTTTAGTGATTATTACAGGTGGCGCATTATTCTTAGAATGGCGTGACAAAATCGCAGAGGGCGGTATGAATTATGATATGAAGGTCTTATTTGCTATTTTAGTAATTGGCTTCATGGAAATGATTTTAGCGCGTAAAAACAAAGGTAAATCTGTGAATGTATTTTGGGTTTTATTTGCCATTGTGTTATTAGTAACACTTTACCTAGGCTTAAGCATGGGTATAGGCATAAACTTCTAA
- a CDS encoding alpha-amylase family glycosyl hydrolase: MRFKKWLGVVTAGVLLSTSFALAPVNAEETHTIADESIYDLLVDRFFNGIGSNDDEFVNAKDPSMFAGGDFNGLVKKIDYITNMGYTMLSIGSVFATEKYDGSMLTSYAELDKHFGTEDELKKVVEKFNERDTKIMVDFPLSNVSPNHEWADQTGFVASTNDGQIQWDLSNKAVQSALIDAAVKFVDTYEVNGVRLTNIEGADTTFLNEVIDALKAAKSDIYVIANAESDANFDAKFYEDTAPLYANAFKNVDLNTTVLEDHINEAVSGTPVLTMPDTIWSDRFTLASTSENMYPPTRSKISIASTLLLPGVPVISYGSEIAMNGTAGAEAHQYYNFKTDSELGDYVGQLQSLRNDSDTLRNGEFKWLENEDGYMVFERKSDTETWIVVINNSSKTKRINIPVAELGEGKEVRGMFDSEIIRENKDGNYTIILDREMVEVYQVIEARGINTSYVVALGLVIVLYTIFMIVIMKRGKKRRAEQAQQAK, from the coding sequence TTGAGATTTAAAAAATGGTTAGGTGTCGTAACTGCAGGTGTTCTTCTTTCAACGTCATTTGCTTTAGCGCCAGTGAACGCAGAAGAGACACATACAATTGCAGATGAAAGTATATATGATTTATTAGTAGATCGTTTCTTCAATGGAATTGGTTCAAATGATGATGAATTCGTCAATGCCAAAGATCCGTCAATGTTTGCAGGTGGCGACTTTAATGGCTTAGTGAAAAAAATTGATTACATAACAAATATGGGCTACACGATGTTATCAATTGGCTCTGTGTTCGCAACAGAAAAATATGATGGTTCTATGTTAACAAGTTACGCTGAATTGGATAAACACTTTGGTACGGAAGATGAACTGAAAAAAGTGGTTGAAAAATTCAACGAACGTGATACGAAAATCATGGTTGATTTCCCATTATCGAATGTAAGTCCAAATCATGAATGGGCTGATCAGACAGGCTTTGTTGCCAGTACAAATGATGGTCAAATTCAGTGGGATCTTTCAAATAAGGCTGTACAATCGGCTTTAATCGATGCAGCAGTTAAATTTGTCGATACGTATGAAGTAAATGGTGTACGTTTAACGAATATCGAAGGTGCGGACACAACATTTTTAAACGAGGTTATTGACGCATTAAAAGCAGCAAAATCAGACATTTATGTGATTGCTAATGCGGAAAGTGATGCGAACTTTGATGCGAAATTTTACGAAGATACAGCGCCACTTTATGCAAACGCCTTTAAAAACGTTGATTTAAATACAACGGTGTTAGAAGATCATATTAACGAGGCTGTTTCAGGAACGCCTGTATTAACGATGCCAGATACAATTTGGTCAGATCGTTTTACATTAGCGTCAACTTCTGAAAATATGTACCCGCCAACACGTAGTAAAATTTCAATTGCAAGTACGTTGTTATTACCGGGTGTTCCAGTCATTTCGTACGGTTCTGAAATTGCGATGAATGGTACAGCTGGTGCAGAAGCACATCAATATTACAATTTTAAAACGGATTCAGAACTTGGTGACTATGTTGGTCAACTACAATCTTTACGTAATGATTCAGATACGCTACGTAATGGTGAATTTAAATGGTTAGAAAATGAAGATGGTTACATGGTATTTGAGCGTAAATCAGATACAGAAACATGGATCGTTGTCATTAATAATAGTAGTAAAACGAAGCGTATTAATATTCCAGTAGCAGAACTTGGTGAAGGAAAAGAAGTGCGTGGTATGTTTGATAGCGAAATTATTCGTGAAAACAAAGATGGCAACTACACAATCATTTTAGATCGTGAAATGGTAGAAGTTTATCAAGTAATCGAAGCGCGCGGTATTAATACCTCATACGTTGTTGCGTTAGGTTTAGTCATTGTCCTCTATACAATTTTCATGATTGTTATTATGAAGCGTGGTAAAAAACGTCGTGCTGAACAGGCACAACAAGCTAAATAA
- a CDS encoding Cof-type HAD-IIB family hydrolase yields the protein MNEHLIVLDLDGTLLTDEKKISPITKQTLLKAKEAGHQVMIATGRPYRASELYYNELSLTTPIVNFNGALIHHPKNPMWKKIHTTVDLRVVHDVIESVHKYEYDNLIAEVLDDVYIHREDDGALQIFHMGSPNILTGDLTKNLFENPTSLLIQANDMNTPIIRQHLQDVHAELIEHRRWGAPFPIIEVVHKGLSKAVGIDHIAKEMGIPRDRIIAFGDEDNDLEMIEYAGVGVAMGNGIHDLKNIANEITLSNNEDGIARILQDRLKL from the coding sequence ATGAACGAACATTTAATTGTACTAGATTTAGATGGTACGCTTCTCACAGATGAGAAAAAAATTTCGCCGATTACTAAACAAACTCTACTAAAAGCAAAAGAAGCTGGTCACCAAGTAATGATCGCTACAGGTCGTCCTTACCGTGCTAGCGAGCTCTATTATAATGAATTAAGCTTAACGACACCGATTGTCAATTTTAATGGTGCCCTCATTCACCACCCGAAAAACCCAATGTGGAAAAAAATTCATACGACCGTTGATTTACGTGTTGTTCACGATGTTATCGAATCGGTTCATAAATATGAATATGACAATTTAATCGCCGAAGTGTTGGATGATGTTTATATCCACCGCGAAGATGATGGCGCACTGCAAATTTTTCATATGGGCAGTCCTAACATTTTAACAGGTGATTTAACGAAAAACTTGTTTGAAAACCCCACAAGTTTATTAATCCAAGCGAATGATATGAACACACCGATTATTCGTCAGCACTTACAAGATGTTCACGCTGAGCTCATCGAACATCGTCGTTGGGGCGCACCGTTTCCAATTATTGAAGTCGTTCATAAAGGCTTAAGCAAAGCGGTCGGTATTGACCATATCGCGAAAGAAATGGGCATACCGCGTGATCGTATTATTGCTTTTGGTGATGAAGACAATGATTTAGAAATGATTGAATACGCTGGTGTAGGTGTTGCCATGGGGAATGGTATTCACGACTTAAAAAATATCGCCAATGAAATTACACTTTCAAACAACGAAGACGGCATCGCAAGAATATTACAAGATCGTTTGAAATTATAA
- a CDS encoding serine aminopeptidase domain-containing protein yields the protein MIVKRELWESIPLLHVYDETMNENTPVVVFFHGFMSAKEHNLHYAYQLIQKGIRVILPDALLHGERIGNLSEIEMNASFWKIVLTSVNELHTIYEQLKQKQLLASDKIGVSGTSMGGVVTSGSLAVYPWIKTAGICMGTASYTKFAEHQVKEFAEKGIKLPMTKNEQQQLILLLDRYNLEDKEEAWKHRPIIFWHGERDTVVPYEMSRDFYEQHVLNNSDTQIEFISAPKAGHAVSRSGMLQVTNFLAQHLA from the coding sequence GTGATTGTAAAACGAGAACTCTGGGAGTCAATCCCATTACTACATGTGTATGACGAGACAATGAATGAAAACACGCCAGTTGTCGTATTTTTCCACGGCTTTATGAGTGCGAAAGAACATAACTTGCATTATGCGTATCAACTGATTCAAAAAGGTATTCGTGTTATTTTACCCGATGCGCTATTGCATGGCGAACGTATTGGTAACTTATCTGAAATCGAAATGAATGCGAGCTTTTGGAAAATCGTATTAACTTCGGTAAATGAATTACATACGATTTATGAACAATTGAAGCAAAAGCAATTACTAGCAAGTGATAAAATTGGTGTATCAGGAACGTCAATGGGCGGCGTTGTGACATCAGGTAGTTTAGCGGTTTATCCTTGGATTAAAACAGCAGGTATTTGTATGGGAACAGCGAGCTATACTAAATTTGCAGAACATCAAGTGAAGGAATTTGCTGAAAAGGGAATCAAGTTGCCGATGACGAAGAATGAGCAACAACAATTGATCCTGTTACTAGACCGCTATAATTTAGAAGACAAGGAAGAAGCGTGGAAACATCGTCCAATTATTTTCTGGCACGGTGAACGTGATACAGTTGTTCCTTATGAAATGAGTCGTGATTTTTATGAACAGCATGTGTTGAATAATAGCGATACTCAAATTGAATTTATTAGTGCGCCAAAAGCGGGGCATGCCGTTTCACGAAGCGGTATGCTTCAAGTAACAAACTTCCTAGCACAACATTTGGCATAA
- a CDS encoding metal-sulfur cluster assembly factor, whose translation MAIDQDMKDSMLGALENVIDPELGIDIVNLGLVYDVDLTDEGVAFVTMTLTSMGCPLGPVIVDQVNTALLELPEVKETNVNIVWQPTWSKDNMSRYAKMALGIR comes from the coding sequence ATGGCGATTGATCAAGACATGAAAGACAGCATGTTAGGTGCTCTAGAAAATGTAATCGACCCTGAGCTCGGCATTGATATTGTGAACTTAGGTTTAGTATATGATGTAGATTTAACAGATGAAGGGGTAGCGTTCGTAACAATGACTCTAACTTCAATGGGTTGCCCACTAGGTCCAGTTATTGTAGACCAAGTAAACACAGCGTTATTGGAACTACCAGAAGTTAAAGAAACAAATGTAAATATCGTTTGGCAGCCAACGTGGTCTAAAGACAATATGTCACGCTACGCAAAAATGGCACTAGGTATCCGCTAA
- a CDS encoding Crp/Fnr family transcriptional regulator produces MIFIETVQTIPQDIAILCQTKGTIFKLEKGATIFQEGERAEHIFLIKSGSVQVSKETESGRELTIRICGKDCLIGESLMFCKFTSHSTTAKALEASEIYSIHNDLLESFIQDHPTLMVDYLKWIQTENIKNQSRLRDLVLHGKKGALFSTLIRLANTYGKFSSVNEVFISIALTNTEIANLCATSREMINRMLNDLRKDKIIKIDRGYITILDLNYLKQEIDCENCPLAVCRID; encoded by the coding sequence GTGATTTTTATCGAAACAGTTCAAACCATTCCACAAGATATTGCCATCCTTTGTCAAACAAAAGGGACCATTTTTAAACTTGAAAAAGGAGCGACCATTTTTCAAGAAGGCGAGCGAGCCGAACATATTTTTCTTATTAAAAGTGGATCTGTACAAGTAAGTAAAGAAACAGAAAGTGGTAGAGAATTAACAATTCGCATTTGTGGAAAAGACTGCTTAATTGGTGAAAGCTTAATGTTTTGCAAATTTACGTCCCATTCAACGACGGCAAAAGCATTAGAAGCTTCTGAAATTTATTCGATTCATAATGATTTGTTAGAGTCATTTATTCAAGATCACCCTACTTTAATGGTTGACTATTTAAAGTGGATCCAAACGGAAAATATAAAAAATCAAAGTCGTCTGCGTGATTTAGTTTTACACGGCAAAAAAGGTGCGCTATTTTCAACATTAATTCGATTAGCCAATACGTATGGGAAATTTAGTTCAGTCAATGAAGTTTTCATTTCGATTGCTTTGACAAATACGGAAATTGCCAATTTATGCGCAACAAGTCGTGAAATGATTAATCGTATGTTAAACGATTTACGAAAAGACAAAATCATTAAGATCGATAGGGGCTATATTACCATCCTCGATTTAAATTATTTAAAACAAGAAATTGATTGTGAAAACTGCCCTCTAGCGGTTTGTAGAATAGATTAA